The following proteins are encoded in a genomic region of Gimesia algae:
- a CDS encoding ATP-binding protein, with protein sequence MKRLTGNDVAKATLLVIQGVDLGTRFKLGTEPAGVGRGVRNEIRILDTEASRQHALISYKNGSYAITDQNSSNGTMVNGTQIQTSKLNNGDHIQIGRSLLLFSSQSLDEDSRYMAEQIDLISNEDSNPSSITHEVNHRFDSVVLDTADVSGVIQQHEIQNDLQALYRVAEASVSPTISQEELLKRILDLTIDTVGADRGCMLITDPHSGEILPQIYSSREEKKSGPRMPVSHSIVDYVLNKKQGVRTSDAQRDQRFEGGRSILQAGIREAMCVPMQGRHELMGVIYVDTTTSHPEMLLKNGAVEKFSEEHLRLLVAIGRQSALAIENYRFQNAMLKAERFAAMGQTIATLSHHIKNILQGVRGGSYLIDMGLKKSEEDLVRKGWNIVEKNQNKIYHLVMDMLTFSTERKPALEPGSINTPVNDVFELMQARAEECGVQLKCEPAEDLPESVYDHEGIHRAILNIVINAIDAVEGSEHGMVLLETTYLRKADQILIMVSDNGPGIPQDQINKIFNLFESTKGARGTGIGLAVSQKIIREHGGEISIESEAGKGSRFTLSVPRLDEDHPPAAN encoded by the coding sequence ATGAAACGGTTAACAGGAAATGATGTAGCCAAAGCGACGTTACTGGTCATTCAGGGCGTTGATCTGGGTACACGCTTTAAACTTGGCACTGAACCAGCCGGAGTAGGGCGGGGAGTCCGCAATGAAATTCGTATCCTGGACACCGAAGCCTCCCGCCAGCATGCCCTGATTTCTTATAAAAATGGCTCCTATGCCATTACTGACCAGAACAGTTCGAACGGGACCATGGTCAATGGCACTCAAATCCAGACTTCAAAACTGAATAATGGCGACCACATCCAGATTGGTCGCAGCCTGCTGCTTTTCTCCAGTCAGTCACTGGATGAAGATTCCCGATATATGGCAGAGCAAATTGACCTGATCAGTAACGAGGATTCGAACCCGTCCAGTATCACTCATGAAGTCAACCACCGGTTTGATTCGGTCGTTCTCGACACAGCCGATGTTTCCGGAGTGATACAACAACACGAAATCCAAAACGATCTGCAGGCGCTGTACCGGGTCGCCGAGGCATCCGTCAGCCCGACAATTTCTCAGGAAGAGCTGCTCAAACGAATTCTTGATCTTACCATCGACACAGTCGGAGCAGACCGGGGCTGCATGTTGATCACAGATCCGCATTCCGGGGAAATCCTGCCTCAGATCTACAGTAGCCGTGAAGAAAAAAAATCGGGTCCCCGAATGCCTGTGTCGCACAGTATTGTGGATTATGTACTTAATAAAAAACAGGGGGTTCGCACTTCCGATGCACAACGCGACCAGCGGTTTGAAGGGGGACGCAGTATCCTTCAAGCTGGTATTCGTGAGGCGATGTGTGTCCCGATGCAGGGGCGGCATGAGCTGATGGGGGTCATTTATGTTGATACGACGACTTCACACCCCGAAATGCTGTTGAAAAATGGTGCCGTCGAAAAATTCAGCGAGGAGCATCTGCGACTGCTGGTGGCCATCGGAAGACAGTCTGCCCTGGCGATCGAAAACTATCGCTTTCAGAATGCCATGTTAAAGGCAGAACGTTTTGCGGCGATGGGACAGACCATCGCCACCCTGAGTCATCATATCAAAAACATTCTACAGGGAGTCCGCGGCGGCAGCTATCTGATCGACATGGGACTCAAAAAATCCGAAGAAGATCTGGTTCGCAAAGGCTGGAACATCGTCGAGAAGAATCAAAACAAAATCTATCACCTGGTGATGGACATGCTCACTTTCAGCACTGAGCGCAAACCGGCTCTCGAACCTGGTTCGATTAATACACCCGTCAATGACGTGTTCGAATTAATGCAGGCGCGGGCGGAGGAATGCGGTGTGCAGCTCAAATGCGAACCGGCTGAAGACCTGCCGGAATCCGTCTACGATCACGAAGGAATTCATCGTGCGATTTTAAATATTGTCATTAATGCCATCGATGCCGTAGAAGGATCTGAGCATGGCATGGTACTGCTCGAAACCACCTATCTGCGCAAAGCGGACCAGATCCTGATCATGGTCTCAGACAACGGTCCGGGAATTCCCCAGGATCAGATCAACAAAATTTTCAATCTGTTCGAATCAACCAAGGGAGCCAGGGGAACCGGGATCGGCCTGGCAGTCAGCCAGAAAATCATCCGAGAACACGGGGGAGAAATCAGCATTGAAAGCGAAGCTGGTAAAGGCTCGCGTTTCACATTGTCCGTTCCGCGACTGGATGAAGATCACCCTCCAGCTGCAAACTGA
- a CDS encoding serine/threonine protein kinase: protein MNLSIQTFLGQAMAKRNENTPEKKKRQSARVPKLETLGKYKIEKEIGAGGMGAVFLARDTRLNRLAALKILPRDKAENPVLVKRFKAEGQAAAHLRHENIVSVYDAGEEDGYLYIALEYVEGTDLHNLINKRKRIPIRRSLEIITQVTEALSHAYQQGIVHRDIKPANILIRLDGVVKLTDLGLARSIDDNTETSITRAGTTVGTVDYMAPEQARDSKAADIRSDIYSLGCTWYHMLTGRAPFSEGSLTNKLAAHATTPPPDPRELNDRVPEGIVAIIHRMMAKPQADRYQTPAELLEDLKNSNLKRSNVGNDVLEALANDESDGEQPALGTDDLPAADSSDFLINQFMPDYSSPTDDQEDEESETHDRLSTSFDLQQLAGEVEFESDVTVPGLKRPAKSAKPAKGKKQVERRRSSGKRQEPQEEEEGSVISDSAMKTRQTASSSKQDSPAASPPRKGTRPASREKQTPEKTGARKSQGYSGRPPKKSLKTTNVTAVDEPVAGGQIAVDYRQIAMLAGGVLILILLIWWAINALDSSADGPQQGPASNPFATAEQNQQGNLANAEDQPGNAATGEQPVEDSTQEEVAVTDAKTAVDSSNQKGGAAESWKGMPVRGQEKKYLPDWGAVFSALSGPNAGNLDPRLPVLKVVQGKNESGVWGSLNQALSEVTSRGAVIRLYGTGPFLFNPHRLQDVSQLIIMADADQKPTILMQTKSENETQAEVNQFSFSSGLLRFQGVDLLCDVSGLTGSGVCNILDLKQSDLTFQDSSFTLTGTTDRTIRLINSTGAPRTTTGRPEGESRIFLENSVIMGRKLEAVRVDQIYADVLISNCFLSSKGAPCLELDSLELALTPGLILQERKVPRTTRIFSSTLLSDQTIFALTGPQEKKKGEKSEQAALASSQTDIVVINSVLIGSQKNKQATMLNLENWPQDKLRSQSASRFDEIKVQLENTLLWGWPSYLRSTEQGNAQNLFRIDSHRTWQQSWGNHVAADMFQPNLPAELDDLLTPAFIKPLLDFSKQKNVYAISADGVTAGCDPARLTTLTASQQRRIKAVLGKPDIEQAIQTQFAKAKAVTFDMTKGNLSDFLNSPAISGPTRVNLSGQGNCYMSPVTLENKQIQLVFEHKSAESPQVVELKLIPSTAKSRSKSGIEAFFGLKNSTLVVSGGAFRISPDRKGVVPRHFVSCQNSRLGLDQCALSALLLNNNRFQSAIYVEPDSKGKSNQIQIDHSFLTASSTIIQSGSNQLDLEVNNSLFLSQQDIFALPAKAGDSPGIHVGLNQSTFAPRGSVFAIKQESGSSNSGRSAIQIIAEESLFLPAPSSSASRSDFSNTASLISTPQSSSGHEGIEWWGTSNGYMVERFNATDRATGGSPGAGKEFSADMKSLFGADADQHELSMRGGVILQDQKLPPLVKLQPVHFQLLPTCKAATWSALKQPLGADPAVLQKIIEGKQSQDKSGRLKRAF from the coding sequence GTGATAAAGCCGAAAACCCCGTTCTGGTCAAACGGTTCAAAGCGGAGGGACAGGCGGCTGCGCATCTCCGTCATGAAAACATTGTCTCAGTTTATGATGCTGGTGAAGAAGATGGATATCTTTATATCGCGCTGGAGTATGTCGAGGGAACAGATCTTCATAATCTCATTAATAAGCGAAAACGAATCCCAATTCGCCGGTCACTTGAAATCATTACACAGGTGACAGAGGCTCTGTCACATGCGTACCAGCAGGGAATCGTGCATCGTGACATCAAGCCTGCCAATATTCTCATTCGTCTGGATGGCGTTGTTAAGTTGACTGATCTGGGACTGGCTCGTTCCATTGATGATAATACTGAAACCAGTATTACACGGGCCGGTACGACTGTCGGAACCGTTGATTACATGGCTCCCGAGCAGGCCCGTGACAGTAAGGCAGCTGATATCCGCAGCGACATCTATTCGCTCGGTTGTACCTGGTACCACATGCTGACTGGCCGAGCCCCTTTTTCTGAAGGAAGCCTGACCAATAAACTCGCAGCCCATGCTACCACTCCTCCGCCCGATCCTCGGGAGCTCAATGATCGTGTGCCGGAAGGGATTGTCGCCATCATTCATCGGATGATGGCCAAACCACAGGCGGATCGCTACCAGACCCCGGCTGAACTTCTGGAAGACTTAAAGAACTCGAATCTGAAACGCTCTAATGTCGGGAATGATGTTCTGGAAGCATTGGCTAACGATGAATCGGATGGAGAGCAACCTGCACTTGGGACAGATGATCTTCCAGCAGCAGACAGCAGTGATTTCCTGATTAATCAATTCATGCCCGATTACAGCAGTCCGACTGATGATCAGGAAGATGAAGAGAGTGAGACTCATGATCGACTCAGCACCAGTTTCGATCTTCAGCAACTCGCGGGAGAAGTCGAATTCGAATCAGATGTGACCGTACCGGGACTCAAGCGACCTGCCAAATCAGCTAAACCAGCAAAAGGTAAAAAGCAGGTTGAACGCAGGCGATCTTCCGGGAAACGTCAGGAGCCACAGGAGGAAGAGGAAGGTTCTGTCATTTCTGATTCGGCAATGAAAACGCGCCAGACTGCGAGTTCTTCGAAACAGGATTCCCCCGCTGCCTCTCCACCACGTAAAGGAACCAGACCCGCAAGCCGGGAAAAACAAACTCCAGAAAAAACGGGAGCTCGGAAAAGCCAGGGATATTCAGGTCGTCCACCGAAAAAGTCTTTGAAAACTACAAATGTAACTGCGGTGGACGAGCCGGTGGCAGGAGGTCAGATCGCCGTTGATTACAGACAGATTGCCATGCTGGCGGGGGGAGTCTTGATACTGATTCTCCTGATCTGGTGGGCGATCAATGCTCTGGACTCATCGGCGGACGGACCACAACAGGGACCTGCCAGTAATCCTTTTGCCACAGCAGAGCAGAATCAGCAGGGTAATTTGGCGAATGCTGAAGATCAGCCCGGAAATGCAGCAACGGGGGAACAACCGGTAGAAGACTCTACTCAAGAAGAGGTTGCTGTTACGGATGCGAAAACTGCAGTAGATTCATCAAATCAAAAAGGAGGGGCTGCAGAGTCCTGGAAAGGCATGCCTGTCCGGGGACAGGAAAAAAAATATCTGCCTGACTGGGGGGCAGTGTTTTCTGCACTCTCTGGACCGAATGCAGGTAACCTGGATCCTCGCTTACCTGTTTTAAAAGTGGTACAGGGTAAAAATGAGTCTGGAGTCTGGGGCAGTTTAAATCAAGCTCTGAGTGAGGTAACTTCCAGAGGTGCGGTAATCCGTCTCTACGGAACAGGACCATTTTTGTTTAATCCTCATCGATTACAGGATGTTTCTCAATTAATTATCATGGCGGATGCAGATCAGAAGCCAACAATTCTGATGCAGACGAAAAGTGAAAACGAGACACAGGCTGAGGTGAACCAGTTTTCGTTTTCTTCCGGCTTACTGCGTTTTCAGGGAGTGGACCTGCTGTGTGATGTGTCCGGGCTTACCGGTTCCGGAGTTTGCAATATCCTGGATTTAAAGCAGAGTGATCTCACATTCCAGGACAGTTCTTTCACGTTGACCGGGACAACTGATAGAACAATTCGACTGATCAACTCCACGGGAGCGCCACGTACAACGACAGGACGACCTGAAGGTGAGTCGCGTATTTTTCTGGAAAACTCTGTGATCATGGGGCGGAAGCTCGAAGCGGTTCGCGTGGATCAGATTTATGCGGATGTCCTGATCTCTAACTGCTTCCTCTCATCCAAAGGAGCACCCTGTCTGGAACTGGACAGTCTGGAGCTGGCTCTGACCCCCGGTCTGATTTTGCAGGAGCGCAAGGTTCCCCGCACCACCAGGATATTTTCCAGTACCCTGCTCTCCGACCAGACAATCTTCGCATTAACTGGTCCCCAGGAAAAGAAAAAAGGGGAAAAGTCTGAACAAGCGGCACTTGCCAGTAGTCAAACTGATATTGTTGTAATCAATTCCGTTTTGATTGGGAGTCAAAAAAATAAACAGGCCACAATGCTGAATCTCGAAAACTGGCCTCAGGATAAGTTGAGAAGCCAGAGTGCAAGTCGATTTGATGAGATCAAGGTACAGTTGGAAAATACTCTCCTCTGGGGTTGGCCTTCCTATCTTCGCTCTACAGAACAGGGAAATGCACAGAATTTATTTCGAATCGATTCTCATCGAACCTGGCAGCAGAGTTGGGGAAATCATGTTGCTGCCGACATGTTTCAGCCAAATCTGCCTGCAGAACTGGATGACTTACTGACCCCCGCATTTATTAAACCCTTACTGGATTTTTCCAAACAGAAAAATGTATACGCCATATCAGCGGATGGCGTCACTGCTGGATGTGATCCTGCTAGACTTACCACCCTGACAGCGAGTCAACAGAGGCGAATCAAAGCCGTGCTGGGGAAGCCTGACATTGAACAGGCAATTCAGACTCAGTTTGCCAAAGCAAAAGCCGTGACGTTCGATATGACAAAAGGGAATCTTAGCGACTTCCTCAATAGTCCAGCGATTTCCGGGCCCACACGGGTGAATCTAAGTGGTCAGGGCAACTGTTACATGTCACCTGTCACTCTGGAGAATAAACAGATCCAGCTGGTTTTTGAGCACAAGAGTGCTGAGAGCCCACAGGTTGTTGAATTAAAATTAATTCCCTCTACTGCAAAGTCACGCTCGAAATCAGGGATAGAAGCTTTCTTCGGCTTAAAAAATTCAACCCTGGTAGTGTCAGGAGGGGCGTTTCGAATTTCCCCGGATCGAAAAGGTGTTGTGCCTCGGCATTTTGTGTCATGTCAGAATAGTCGGCTGGGGCTGGATCAATGCGCTCTGTCTGCTCTGTTACTGAATAATAACCGGTTTCAGTCCGCAATTTATGTTGAACCAGATTCCAAGGGTAAATCCAATCAGATTCAGATTGACCATTCATTTCTAACTGCTTCAAGTACTATTATTCAATCCGGATCCAATCAGCTGGATCTGGAAGTCAACAATAGCCTGTTTCTCAGCCAGCAGGACATATTCGCTCTCCCAGCTAAAGCGGGCGATTCACCCGGAATTCATGTAGGATTGAATCAAAGTACTTTTGCCCCGCGGGGGTCAGTTTTTGCCATCAAACAAGAATCGGGAAGTAGTAACTCTGGTCGATCTGCAATTCAGATTATTGCGGAAGAGTCATTGTTCCTGCCTGCTCCGTCAAGCTCAGCTTCTCGCTCTGATTTCTCTAACACGGCATCGCTGATCTCAACTCCACAATCTTCATCGGGCCATGAGGGGATCGAGTGGTGGGGAACTTCGAACGGGTATATGGTGGAGCGATTCAATGCGACCGATCGGGCAACCGGCGGTTCTCCGGGCGCAGGAAAGGAGTTTTCAGCAGACATGAAAAGTCTCTTTGGTGCAGACGCCGATCAGCATGAGTTGTCGATGCGCGGAGGGGTCATTTTACAGGATCAGAAACTGCCTCCCCTGGTCAAATTGCAGCCAGTTCATTTTCAACTGCTACCCACATGTAAGGCGGCAACCTGGTCCGCACTAAAACAACCGCTGGGCGCTGATCCTGCTGTATTACAGAAGATCATTGAAGGCAAGCAGAGCCAGGATAAATCCGGCCGCCTTAAACGGGCATTCTGA